A single window of Caldicellulosiruptor bescii DSM 6725 DNA harbors:
- the larE gene encoding ATP-dependent sacrificial sulfur transferase LarE codes for MDIIIDETLQEKYEKLKNYIKSLGSLAIAYSGGVDSTFLVKVAYDVLGDRVIAVTATSSTYPKRELNDAITFIKQVGAKHIVIESEELEIEGFNKNPVDRCYYCKKELFEKIWKVAKAHGIEYVADGSNFDDLNDFRPGMKAACELNVVSPLKVAGLTKEDIRKLSKELELPTWDKPAFACLSSRIPYGERITKEKLSMIEKAEEYLLGLGFKQVRVRYHQDKLARIEIGKDEMEKFLNIKLIESVRNKFKELGFLYITLDLEGYRTGSMNLSLNL; via the coding sequence ATGGATATCATAATAGATGAAACATTACAAGAAAAATATGAAAAATTAAAAAACTATATCAAAAGCTTAGGAAGCCTTGCAATTGCTTATTCAGGTGGAGTGGATAGTACATTTTTAGTCAAAGTTGCTTATGATGTTTTAGGAGATAGAGTTATTGCTGTGACTGCAACATCCTCAACCTATCCAAAAAGAGAACTCAATGATGCAATAACATTCATAAAACAAGTAGGAGCAAAACACATAGTCATAGAATCAGAAGAGCTTGAAATTGAGGGATTCAATAAAAACCCTGTTGATAGATGCTATTACTGCAAAAAAGAGCTTTTTGAAAAGATATGGAAAGTAGCAAAGGCACATGGAATTGAGTATGTTGCGGATGGTTCAAACTTTGATGATTTGAATGATTTTAGACCTGGCATGAAGGCGGCATGTGAGCTGAATGTGGTAAGTCCACTTAAAGTTGCTGGGCTTACAAAAGAGGATATTAGGAAATTGTCAAAAGAGTTGGAACTTCCAACATGGGACAAACCTGCCTTTGCATGCCTTTCTTCACGCATACCTTACGGAGAAAGAATAACAAAAGAAAAATTAAGCATGATAGAAAAAGCTGAGGAATATTTACTTGGACTTGGGTTTAAGCAGGTGAGGGTAAGGTATCATCAAGACAAACTTGCACGAATAGAAATAGGTAAGGATGAGATGGAGAAGTTTTTAAATATTAAGTTAATAGAGAGTGTTAGGAATAAGTTTAAAGAGTTAGGTTTTTTGTATATTACTTTAGATTTAGAGGGGTACAGAACAGGGAGTATGAATTTGAGTTTGAATTTATAG
- the rplT gene encoding 50S ribosomal protein L20 has protein sequence MRIKNGVWARKRHKKWLKLAKGYFGAKSKIFKQAHVAVMRSLRYAYIGRRLKKRDFRRLWITRINAAARQNGLSYSKFMNGLKKAGINLNRKVLADMAVNDQKAFAELVEIAKKQINAQ, from the coding sequence ATGAGAATAAAAAATGGTGTATGGGCAAGAAAGAGACATAAAAAATGGCTAAAACTTGCAAAGGGTTATTTTGGTGCAAAGAGCAAGATTTTTAAACAAGCGCATGTAGCTGTAATGAGGTCTTTAAGATATGCATATATAGGTAGAAGGCTTAAAAAGAGAGATTTTAGAAGACTGTGGATAACAAGAATTAATGCAGCAGCAAGACAAAATGGTCTTTCGTACAGCAAGTTTATGAATGGTCTTAAAAAAGCAGGAATTAATCTTAATAGAAAAGTCTTAGCAGATATGGCTGTTAATGACCAAAAAGCATTTGCTGAGCTGGTTGAAATTGCTAAAAAGCAAATAAATGCGCAGTAA
- the infC gene encoding translation initiation factor IF-3 — MLINEQIRDKEVRVIDENGVQLGIMSIKEALRIAEEKKLDLVKIAPHANPPVCKIMDYGKYKFELAKKEKEAKKNQKVINVKEIRLTTTIEEHDFNVKVKNAIRFLKDGDKVKVSIRFRGREVLHPEIGEEIINKFIEKIKDYGVVEKKPKLDGKNLTAVIAPKQQ; from the coding sequence TTGCTCATTAATGAGCAGATAAGAGACAAAGAGGTAAGAGTTATTGATGAGAACGGTGTTCAACTTGGAATTATGAGCATAAAAGAGGCACTGAGGATTGCTGAGGAAAAAAAGCTTGATTTAGTTAAGATTGCTCCTCATGCTAATCCGCCTGTGTGCAAGATAATGGATTATGGCAAGTATAAGTTTGAACTTGCCAAAAAAGAGAAAGAGGCAAAGAAAAATCAAAAGGTTATTAACGTAAAAGAAATCAGGCTTACAACCACAATTGAAGAACATGACTTTAACGTAAAAGTAAAAAATGCAATTAGGTTTTTAAAGGATGGAGACAAAGTAAAGGTATCTATTCGCTTTAGGGGTCGTGAAGTCTTGCATCCTGAAATAGGTGAAGAGATTATAAACAAGTTTATAGAAAAAATAAAAGATTACGGAGTTGTTGAAAAAAAGCCGAAATTGGATGGAAAGAACCTTACAGCGGTCATTGCGCCAAAACAGCAATAA
- the hemB gene encoding porphobilinogen synthase: MEFKRLRRLRQTKALRELFYETRLYSKEFVFPLFIDDGKNVFERMPQLDGIVKVSVDRLQEALDEIKKADIGGVILFGVTSQKDEMGSYATKDDGAVQHAIRKIKEYSEDILVFADVCLCEYTSHGHCGILKGDKIDNDKTIEVLSEIALSYAKAGADIICPSDMMDGRVAAIRKKLDSHGFVYTPIIPYSAKFASSLYAPFRDVANSRPAFGDRKSYQMPYQNKREALREIEADILEGADAVIIKPALTSLDVISAAKEKFNIPIIAYNVSGEYAMVKSAGKLGFLNEEEVIIEILTAIKRAGADAIITYHALEAARILNRKEL; encoded by the coding sequence ATGGAGTTTAAAAGATTAAGAAGATTAAGACAGACAAAGGCTTTAAGAGAACTTTTTTATGAAACAAGACTTTACAGCAAAGAGTTTGTTTTTCCCCTTTTTATCGATGATGGTAAAAACGTGTTTGAAAGAATGCCGCAATTAGATGGCATTGTAAAGGTATCTGTTGACAGACTACAAGAAGCCTTGGATGAGATCAAGAAAGCTGACATTGGCGGTGTAATTTTATTTGGTGTGACTTCACAGAAAGATGAGATGGGCAGTTATGCTACCAAGGATGATGGGGCAGTCCAGCATGCAATAAGGAAAATAAAAGAATATTCCGAAGATATATTGGTGTTTGCAGATGTGTGCCTTTGTGAGTATACATCTCATGGACATTGCGGTATTTTGAAAGGTGATAAAATAGACAATGATAAGACAATAGAAGTTTTAAGTGAAATAGCACTGTCCTATGCAAAAGCAGGGGCAGATATTATTTGTCCATCTGATATGATGGACGGAAGGGTTGCTGCTATCCGCAAAAAACTTGACAGTCACGGATTTGTTTATACTCCCATCATACCATACAGTGCAAAGTTTGCATCCTCACTTTATGCACCATTTAGAGATGTAGCAAACTCACGGCCTGCTTTTGGCGACAGAAAAAGTTATCAAATGCCATACCAAAACAAAAGAGAGGCTTTGCGAGAGATAGAAGCTGACATTTTAGAAGGCGCCGATGCAGTAATTATAAAACCTGCCTTGACATCACTTGATGTAATTTCTGCTGCAAAAGAGAAATTCAATATTCCTATTATAGCATATAATGTAAGCGGCGAGTATGCTATGGTAAAAAGTGCTGGCAAGCTTGGTTTTTTGAATGAAGAAGAGGTTATAATTGAGATATTGACTGCTATAAAGAGAGCAGGTGCTGATGCGATTATAACATACCATGCTTTAGAGGCTGCAAGGATATTGAATAGAAAGGAGCTTTAA
- a CDS encoding TrmH family RNA methyltransferase yields MSTKKVEFISSRENECIKRVKKLHDKKYREEFRSFIIEGLKLVKEAIEYQIECINLVIFSQQAKDRYQEFYWECKRLLQDGKIKRVIEIPDKLFEYITTTSTPQGILAECNFVDKDINFIKNLRRVVVANKLQDPGNLGTLIRCADAFGFDAVVTTKGTVDIYNPKTTRATMGSLFHLQIMREAEEGKLIKILKDNSFAVYVATPYGDIEISKIVPDKRFCIVIGNESEGVSDSFAKVATRKIKIPMVGETESLNAAVAASIVLYELRKR; encoded by the coding sequence ATGTCCACAAAAAAAGTTGAGTTTATTAGCAGTCGCGAGAACGAATGTATAAAGAGAGTAAAAAAACTGCATGATAAAAAGTACAGAGAAGAGTTTAGGTCTTTCATAATTGAAGGCTTAAAACTTGTCAAAGAAGCTATTGAGTATCAGATTGAATGTATAAACTTGGTTATATTTTCTCAACAGGCGAAAGATAGGTATCAAGAATTTTACTGGGAGTGCAAGCGTCTTTTACAAGATGGGAAAATAAAAAGAGTTATTGAGATTCCTGATAAGTTGTTTGAATACATTACTACAACTTCTACACCACAAGGTATTTTAGCTGAGTGCAACTTTGTTGACAAAGACATAAATTTTATAAAAAATCTGAGAAGAGTAGTTGTAGCTAACAAGCTACAGGACCCTGGCAATTTGGGAACATTAATTAGATGTGCTGATGCATTTGGATTTGACGCTGTTGTAACAACAAAGGGAACAGTTGATATTTACAATCCTAAGACAACACGTGCCACAATGGGTTCACTTTTTCATCTACAGATTATGAGAGAGGCTGAAGAGGGAAAATTAATCAAAATCCTAAAAGATAATAGCTTTGCAGTTTATGTGGCAACGCCGTATGGTGATATTGAAATTTCCAAAATTGTTCCTGACAAAAGATTTTGTATTGTTATTGGTAATGAATCTGAAGGAGTTAGCGATTCTTTTGCAAAGGTGGCAACAAGAAAGATAAAAATTCCTATGGTCGGCGAAACAGAGTCTTTAAATGCGGCGGTGGCAGCTTCAATTGTGTTGTATGAATTGAGAAAAAGATAG
- the hemL gene encoding glutamate-1-semialdehyde 2,1-aminomutase codes for MRLDKSKEVFDNTKRYIPGGVNSPVRAFKNLSITPPVISKGKGCRIFDIDGNEYIDFVLSWGAMILGHCDPDVVNRMKEVVEDQIAFGAPTEIEYKMAKLVCETAQIDMVRFVNSGTEATMTAVRLAKGYTGKKKIVKFAGCYHGHHDIFLKEAGSAVAELRLKRIDEDIVQNTIVVEYNNLDSVEKAFKENKDEIAAVIIEPVAGNMGVVPAKKEFLQVLREICNLHGSLLIFDEVITGFRLSLKGARALYNVEPDLVTFGKIIGGGLPCGAVGGKKEIMECLAPQGNVFQAGTMSGNPIVMSAGYATIKKLKENPHFYSNLEMLAGKLEKELTQVFSNSNLTFCINRVGSMLTIFFGVEKVENFEMAKMSDLDLFRSFAEYMIKNHIYVPSSQFEAMFLSVAHSENDVEKFVEIAEEFCSSKRK; via the coding sequence ATGAGACTTGACAAAAGTAAAGAAGTATTTGACAACACCAAAAGATATATACCAGGCGGGGTTAACAGTCCAGTTCGTGCATTTAAAAATTTGAGTATTACACCGCCTGTCATATCAAAAGGAAAAGGCTGCCGTATATTTGATATTGATGGCAATGAATATATTGATTTTGTTCTGTCCTGGGGTGCGATGATATTAGGACATTGTGACCCTGATGTTGTAAATAGGATGAAAGAAGTGGTGGAAGATCAAATAGCATTTGGAGCACCAACAGAAATTGAATATAAGATGGCAAAGCTTGTGTGTGAGACAGCCCAAATTGATATGGTTCGATTTGTTAATTCAGGAACAGAAGCTACAATGACTGCTGTAAGGCTTGCAAAAGGTTATACTGGGAAGAAAAAAATAGTAAAGTTTGCAGGCTGTTATCATGGTCATCATGACATATTTCTGAAAGAAGCAGGGTCAGCAGTAGCCGAGCTAAGATTAAAGCGAATTGATGAAGATATTGTACAAAATACAATTGTGGTTGAATACAACAATTTAGATTCAGTAGAAAAAGCTTTTAAAGAAAACAAAGATGAGATAGCAGCTGTTATAATCGAGCCTGTGGCAGGGAATATGGGTGTTGTACCTGCCAAAAAAGAGTTTTTGCAAGTCCTAAGAGAAATTTGCAACCTCCACGGCAGTCTTCTGATTTTTGATGAAGTAATAACCGGCTTTAGGCTCTCATTAAAAGGGGCAAGAGCTTTATATAATGTTGAGCCAGACCTTGTAACTTTTGGCAAGATAATTGGTGGAGGGCTTCCTTGTGGCGCAGTTGGTGGCAAGAAAGAGATTATGGAATGTTTAGCACCACAGGGAAATGTCTTTCAGGCAGGTACTATGTCGGGCAATCCAATTGTGATGAGTGCAGGGTACGCTACTATCAAAAAGCTTAAAGAAAATCCTCATTTTTATAGTAATTTGGAGATGTTAGCAGGAAAACTCGAAAAAGAGTTGACACAAGTCTTTTCTAATTCCAATTTAACTTTTTGCATAAACAGGGTAGGTTCAATGCTAACAATCTTCTTTGGAGTTGAAAAGGTAGAAAATTTCGAGATGGCAAAGATGAGCGATTTAGACTTGTTCAGAAGTTTTGCAGAATATATGATAAAAAACCATATTTATGTTCCTTCCTCTCAATTTGAAGCGATGTTCTTATCTGTAGCACATAGCGAAAATGATGTAGAAAAATTCGTTGAAATTGCTGAGGAATTTTGCTCTTCAAAAAGGAAATGA
- the rpmI gene encoding 50S ribosomal protein L35 has protein sequence MPKLKTHRGLAKRIKISGSGKYLRKKAGKSHLLSGKSRKRKRNLKKTVVVDATNVKAVKKLLPYL, from the coding sequence ATGCCGAAACTAAAAACACATAGAGGTCTTGCAAAAAGAATTAAGATTAGCGGAAGTGGGAAATATTTGAGAAAGAAAGCAGGTAAAAGTCACCTTTTGAGCGGTAAGTCAAGAAAGAGAAAGAGAAATTTGAAAAAGACGGTGGTTGTTGATGCTACTAACGTTAAAGCAGTCAAAAAGCTTTTGCCGTACCTATAA
- a CDS encoding IreB family regulatory phosphoprotein codes for MNDKTQHFSFEESMDKKVKEILSEVYSALKEKGYNPIAQLVGYLISGDPTYITNHKNARSIIRRIERDEILEEIVKFYIDNNIE; via the coding sequence ATGAACGATAAAACTCAACATTTCTCATTTGAAGAGAGTATGGACAAAAAGGTTAAAGAGATATTGAGTGAAGTTTACAGTGCGCTGAAAGAAAAGGGTTACAATCCAATTGCTCAGCTTGTAGGATACTTAATATCAGGTGACCCAACTTATATTACTAATCATAAGAATGCCCGCTCTATAATAAGGAGAATTGAAAGAGATGAAATATTGGAAGAAATTGTTAAGTTTTATATTGATAATAACATTGAGTAG